A DNA window from Rhodothermales bacterium contains the following coding sequences:
- a CDS encoding HyaD/HybD family hydrogenase maturation endopeptidase, with product MSTIVIGIGNLLMTDEGVGVHVARWLTDHRVLPEEVDVLDGGTGGFHLMGHFQNYDRVILVDATADGQNPGTITQLQPRYASDYPQTLTAHDIGLKDLIEAMYLLDSKPEIILFTISIRMPVDFGVELSADVAACVPRVAEAVRTYLAAGG from the coding sequence ATGAGCACTATCGTTATCGGGATCGGAAATCTCCTCATGACCGACGAAGGGGTGGGCGTTCATGTAGCCAGATGGCTGACCGACCACCGGGTTCTTCCCGAGGAGGTCGACGTCCTCGACGGCGGCACGGGAGGGTTCCACCTGATGGGTCATTTCCAGAATTACGACCGGGTCATACTCGTTGATGCAACCGCCGACGGCCAGAATCCGGGCACAATCACACAACTTCAGCCCAGGTACGCGAGCGATTATCCACAGACGCTGACCGCCCACGATATTGGTCTCAAGGATCTTATCGAAGCGATGTATCTACTGGACTCGAAACCTGAGATCATTCTGTTCACAATCTCGATTCGTATGCCGGTCGATTTCGGGGTAGAGCTCTCGGCTGACGTGGCGGCGTGCGTTCCCCGTGTGGCGGAAGCAGTCCGGACATATCTCGCTGCTGGTGGGTGA